A genomic window from Deinococcus aetherius includes:
- a CDS encoding GlcG/HbpS family heme-binding protein — protein sequence MKRTLPALLALSLPAALAQTAQPAQATPAPQPIQLATTPTVTQASLSTSAAVRIAQLAVQNCAQGGYNVTATVVDHAGVTLAVARAENAGPHTVDAAFRKAYTSASARNTTAAIAENIRNNPAQAELARIDRFLVLAGGAPIRVNNAVVGAVGVGGAPSGTIDEKCATDAVTTVLSR from the coding sequence ATGAAGCGAACTTTGCCCGCCCTGCTCGCCCTGAGCCTGCCCGCCGCCCTCGCCCAGACCGCCCAGCCTGCCCAGGCCACCCCGGCACCCCAGCCCATCCAGCTCGCCACCACGCCCACCGTGACCCAGGCGAGCCTGAGCACGTCCGCCGCCGTTCGCATCGCCCAACTCGCCGTGCAGAACTGTGCTCAGGGAGGTTACAACGTCACGGCGACGGTGGTGGACCACGCCGGGGTCACGCTTGCCGTCGCCCGTGCCGAGAACGCCGGACCACACACGGTGGACGCCGCCTTTCGAAAGGCATACACCAGCGCCTCGGCACGCAACACGACTGCCGCCATCGCGGAGAACATCCGCAACAACCCCGCGCAGGCGGAACTTGCCCGCATCGACCGTTTTCTGGTCCTGGCGGGCGGCGCGCCCATCCGTGTGAACAATGCGGTGGTCGGCGCGGTGGGCGTGGGCGGCGCCCCCAGCGGGACCATCGACGAGAAGTGCGCCACGGACGCCGTGACGACCGTGCTGAGCCGGTGA
- a CDS encoding response regulator transcription factor — protein MPEPSPARAPATEPTVFLVDDDDAVRDALGTLIGTVGLGVRDYPDPRAFLAEFDPEAVGCLVLDVRMPHVSGLQLQEQLTREGVDLPVVVITGHGDIDVCRRAFKAGAVEFLTKPVDELALLEAIGLGIRTHLARRERLAATREARGAVAALTGREREVLRLIVEGASNKQAARTLGISARTVETHRASVFEKLGVDSLAQLVRVYLTSVGEAP, from the coding sequence ATGCCTGAGCCTTCCCCTGCCCGGGCGCCCGCCACCGAACCCACCGTGTTCCTCGTGGATGACGACGACGCGGTGCGCGACGCCCTCGGCACATTGATCGGCACGGTCGGGCTCGGCGTGCGCGACTACCCCGATCCCCGGGCCTTCCTGGCGGAGTTCGACCCGGAGGCGGTGGGCTGCCTGGTCCTCGACGTGCGGATGCCCCACGTGAGCGGGTTGCAACTTCAGGAACAGCTCACCCGGGAGGGCGTGGACCTGCCCGTGGTCGTGATCACCGGGCACGGGGACATTGACGTGTGCCGCCGGGCCTTCAAGGCGGGGGCGGTGGAGTTCCTCACCAAGCCGGTGGACGAACTGGCGCTGCTGGAGGCGATTGGCCTGGGGATTCGCACCCACCTCGCCCGCCGGGAACGGCTCGCCGCCACCCGGGAGGCGCGGGGCGCCGTCGCGGCCCTGACCGGGCGTGAGCGCGAGGTGCTGCGCCTGATCGTGGAGGGGGCGAGCAACAAGCAGGCCGCGCGCACCCTCGGCATCTCAGCCCGCACGGTCGAGACCCACCGCGCCAGCGTGTTCGAGAAGCTCGGGGTGGACTCCCTCGCGCAGCTCGTCCGGGTGTACCTCACCAGTGTGGGGGAAGCTCCGTAG
- a CDS encoding tyrosine-type recombinase/integrase produces the protein MSEPKRTPARRKARELAKLLRAERPDYAYLKEVFRQLRAELEVEVPGPSRRLPWVPSEEQVRALYGAVWRTRRTGDLVLIKTFLYTGVRVSELVKIKLADVDLDACQIRINVGKGKKDRVVPFAPAFKETLALHVRGRRDEGGEYLFESSWKRRYSDRGVRKMLERYAVLAGIERTISPHKLRHFLLTWLKKQGLDDALIQPYSGHASRQSLEVYSRLALGDAQPEYDRVIARFPV, from the coding sequence ATGTCCGAACCGAAGCGGACGCCCGCGAGGCGCAAGGCACGGGAGTTGGCGAAGCTGCTGCGCGCTGAGCGGCCCGATTACGCCTACCTGAAAGAAGTCTTCCGGCAGCTCCGGGCTGAACTGGAGGTCGAGGTGCCGGGGCCGAGCCGCCGCCTGCCCTGGGTGCCGAGCGAGGAACAGGTGCGGGCCCTGTATGGGGCGGTGTGGCGCACCCGGCGAACGGGCGACCTCGTGCTGATCAAGACCTTCCTGTACACGGGTGTGCGGGTCAGCGAGCTGGTGAAGATCAAGCTCGCGGACGTGGACCTGGACGCCTGCCAGATCAGGATCAACGTGGGCAAGGGGAAGAAGGACCGCGTGGTGCCCTTCGCGCCCGCGTTCAAGGAGACGCTGGCCCTGCACGTGAGGGGGCGCCGGGACGAGGGCGGCGAGTACCTGTTCGAGTCGTCGTGGAAGCGGCGCTACAGCGACCGGGGCGTGCGCAAGATGCTGGAGCGGTACGCCGTGCTGGCGGGCATCGAGCGCACCATCAGCCCACACAAGCTGCGGCACTTTCTGCTGACTTGGTTGAAAAAACAGGGCCTTGACGACGCCCTAATTCAGCCGTACAGCGGGCACGCTTCGCGGCAGTCGCTGGAGGTGTACTCGCGCCTCGCGCTGGGCGATGCGCAGCCGGAGTATGACCGGGTGATCGCAAGATTTCCCGTCTGA
- a CDS encoding ankyrin repeat domain-containing protein, with protein sequence MTLNARLIGAAGRGDAATVRALLVRGASPDARREDGRTALTAAALGDHVEVARLLVDAGANPDPQDQARNNALLVTGETGSVAMLREVLRAGPDLKRTNRFGGTALIPAADRGHVEYVRELLKTGIDVNHVNNLGWTALLEAVILGDGGPRHTQVVRLLLAAGADPNITDRDGITALGHAQQRGYSGMVRLLRAPGAR encoded by the coding sequence ATGACCCTGAACGCGAGGCTGATAGGGGCCGCCGGGCGTGGGGACGCCGCAACGGTCCGTGCCCTGCTGGTCCGCGGCGCGTCCCCGGATGCCCGGCGCGAAGACGGGCGCACCGCCCTGACCGCCGCCGCGCTCGGGGACCATGTGGAAGTCGCGCGCCTCCTCGTGGACGCCGGGGCCAACCCCGACCCCCAGGATCAGGCACGGAACAACGCCCTGCTCGTGACGGGCGAGACGGGCAGCGTAGCGATGCTGCGGGAGGTCCTGCGCGCGGGGCCGGACCTCAAGCGGACGAATCGCTTCGGAGGCACCGCCCTGATTCCCGCCGCCGACCGCGGCCACGTCGAGTACGTGCGCGAGCTTCTAAAAACGGGAATCGACGTGAACCACGTGAATAACCTGGGCTGGACGGCCCTGCTGGAGGCGGTGATCCTCGGGGACGGGGGCCCGCGACACACCCAGGTCGTCCGGTTGCTGCTCGCCGCGGGCGCGGACCCGAATATCACGGATCGGGACGGGATCACGGCCTTGGGCCACGCCCAGCAGCGGGGGTATTCAGGGATGGTGCGCCTGTTGCGGGCGCCGGGCGCCCGGTAG